In one Kiritimatiellia bacterium genomic region, the following are encoded:
- the folK gene encoding 2-amino-4-hydroxy-6-hydroxymethyldihydropteridine diphosphokinase, with protein MSPETISSIEVGLSLGANVGDRLAQLQEAKKRILAAGGIFFAAQSPVYETEPVDVAPRDSALFFLNAVLIIKFSLPLSGLLSTFKRIEFQLGRAQRAAPNAPRPIDIDIIYAGGLHVRDKDVIIPHPRWARRRFVVRPLSDVRPELVVPGQAGTVAEVLRSLADGHRVTLSLPANKW; from the coding sequence TTGAGCCCTGAAACTATCAGCAGCATAGAGGTTGGTTTGAGCCTGGGCGCCAATGTCGGCGACCGCCTCGCGCAGCTGCAGGAGGCAAAAAAGCGCATTCTGGCGGCCGGGGGAATCTTTTTTGCGGCCCAGTCGCCGGTTTATGAAACGGAGCCGGTGGATGTCGCGCCGCGCGACAGCGCTTTATTCTTTCTTAACGCCGTGCTGATAATCAAATTTTCCTTGCCGTTATCCGGACTGCTTTCCACGTTTAAACGGATTGAGTTTCAGCTGGGACGCGCCCAACGCGCCGCGCCCAACGCGCCGCGGCCGATTGACATTGATATTATTTACGCCGGCGGATTGCATGTCAGAGACAAGGACGTCATTATTCCTCATCCGCGCTGGGCGCGCCGCCGTTTTGTGGTGCGCCCCCTGAGCGACGTCCGTCCGGAACTGGTTGTTCCGGGGCAGGCCGGCACCGTGGCGGAAGTTCTGCGAAGTCTTGCCGACGGGCATCGCGTAACGCTGTCATTGCCGGCAAATAAGTGGTAG
- a CDS encoding ATP-binding protein: MKTEIIAIIGAGKGGAAILETLLKMPGISVKYVCDVNPEAPGMTLARQHGIECQTPLAEICRDNEIDLIFEVTGRQEICAQIIAQKPEKTRVLGSEDARIIFHLLDLQQEVSDRLEDYNLVLERRVLERTMELEKANTELEKKIFAYEKLNDKLLQINNEKTKYLMHATHQLKAPFAAIQSYTDLILEGYAGRIPRMALDIIRKIRERCVLLSDVIKDMLELANLKSLVRENIRMEFAPLDGIMASAVKHLAAPAAAREIKISTPEAKNILVKCNRNQILILLSNLIENAIYYSPAGNSVAIVLKEEPNASVRISVADQGIGIDEKHQSRIFEEYFRTNPAVEFNERGTGLGLAIVREIAQIHETAIEVESAPGKGSVFSFHLKTAPQQAGV, translated from the coding sequence ATGAAAACGGAAATTATCGCCATTATCGGCGCCGGCAAGGGCGGCGCCGCGATTCTGGAAACCCTGCTGAAAATGCCGGGCATCTCCGTAAAATATGTCTGCGACGTAAATCCCGAAGCGCCGGGAATGACCTTGGCCAGACAGCACGGGATTGAATGCCAAACCCCGCTGGCTGAAATCTGCCGGGACAATGAAATTGACCTGATCTTTGAAGTAACCGGACGGCAGGAGATATGCGCCCAGATCATCGCGCAAAAACCGGAAAAAACCAGGGTGCTCGGCTCCGAGGACGCCCGCATTATTTTCCACCTGCTCGACCTGCAGCAGGAAGTCTCCGACCGCCTGGAAGATTACAACCTCGTCCTTGAGCGCCGCGTCTTGGAAAGGACCATGGAACTGGAAAAGGCCAATACGGAGCTGGAAAAGAAAATATTCGCCTATGAAAAACTCAACGACAAACTCCTCCAGATCAACAACGAAAAAACAAAATACCTCATGCACGCCACGCATCAGTTGAAGGCCCCTTTTGCCGCCATCCAGAGTTACACCGACCTCATCCTGGAGGGCTACGCCGGCCGCATTCCGCGCATGGCTCTGGATATCATCAGGAAAATCAGGGAGAGATGCGTGCTGTTGAGCGACGTCATCAAGGACATGCTGGAACTGGCCAATTTAAAATCGCTCGTCAGGGAAAACATCAGGATGGAGTTCGCCCCGCTGGACGGCATCATGGCCTCCGCCGTCAAGCACCTGGCCGCGCCGGCCGCGGCCCGGGAAATCAAAATATCCACGCCGGAAGCAAAAAACATCCTGGTGAAATGCAACCGGAACCAGATCCTCATCCTGCTTTCCAACCTGATTGAAAACGCGATTTATTACTCGCCCGCCGGAAACTCCGTCGCCATTGTCCTCAAGGAAGAGCCGAACGCTTCCGTGCGCATATCGGTGGCCGACCAGGGAATCGGCATTGACGAAAAACACCAGAGCCGGATTTTTGAAGAATATTTCCGGACCAACCCGGCCGTTGAATTCAACGAGCGCGGCACCGGCTTGGGGTTGGCCATCGTCAGGGAGATAGCCCAGATCCACGAAACCGCAATTGAAGTGGAAAGCGCGCCGGGAAAGGGTTCGGTCTTTTCTTTCCACCTGAAAACCGCCCCGCAGCAAGCGGGCGTTTGA
- the lpxK gene encoding tetraacyldisaccharide 4'-kinase, with translation MGLSSKEKLERFFIAVIGEQREGRAADFLRWLLRYLSYLYGAATTARNFLYEKRIFRHHTLGCQVISVGNLTVGGTGKTPVVEVFARALQKEGRHVAILSRGYKKTEHGFAKKMLDKITGRERRRPPRVVSDGTALLLDSAMSGDEPYMLASNLSDVAVLVDRDRVKSGRYAIDKLHCDTLILDDGFQYRRLKHRLEIVLVDFTNPFGNGYVLPRGLLRESSGNIRRADFIFITKSTGRDSERLREQLRALNPRAEISECAHRSKYLQNVYTGGRQNLDFLRQMKVALVSGIAAPQGFESEVTRLGATLVYLKRFADHHRYRQQEIIDLINKAKKNGAAAVITTEKDSVRFPKIERQDVPVFFLRVEIELLSGVEDFHACISRICFR, from the coding sequence ATGGGATTAAGCAGCAAGGAAAAACTGGAGCGGTTTTTTATCGCCGTCATCGGCGAACAGCGCGAGGGCCGCGCGGCCGATTTTCTGCGCTGGCTGCTGCGTTATCTCTCTTACCTCTACGGCGCCGCCACAACCGCCCGCAATTTCCTTTACGAAAAAAGAATATTCCGGCACCACACCCTCGGCTGCCAGGTGATCAGCGTCGGCAATCTGACGGTCGGCGGCACGGGCAAGACGCCGGTCGTGGAGGTTTTCGCGCGCGCGCTCCAGAAGGAGGGCCGGCATGTGGCCATCCTGAGCCGCGGTTACAAAAAAACCGAGCATGGTTTCGCGAAAAAAATGCTGGATAAAATAACCGGGCGGGAAAGGCGGCGTCCGCCCCGGGTCGTTTCCGACGGAACCGCGCTCCTGCTGGATTCGGCCATGAGCGGCGACGAGCCTTACATGCTGGCTTCCAACCTGTCCGACGTGGCCGTGCTGGTGGACCGGGATCGGGTCAAGAGCGGACGCTACGCCATTGATAAACTGCACTGCGACACGCTCATCCTGGACGATGGTTTCCAGTACCGGCGGCTAAAGCACCGTTTGGAAATCGTGCTCGTTGATTTTACGAATCCTTTCGGCAACGGCTATGTGCTTCCGCGCGGCCTGCTCAGGGAATCGTCCGGAAATATCCGCCGCGCTGATTTTATTTTCATTACCAAGTCCACCGGCCGCGATTCCGAACGGCTCAGGGAGCAGCTGCGCGCGTTGAATCCCCGCGCGGAAATATCCGAGTGCGCCCACCGCTCAAAGTATCTCCAGAATGTTTACACCGGCGGCCGCCAAAACCTGGATTTCCTGCGCCAGATGAAAGTGGCGTTGGTTTCAGGCATCGCCGCGCCGCAGGGTTTTGAATCCGAAGTCACAAGGCTCGGCGCCACGCTGGTTTACCTGAAACGCTTCGCCGATCATCACCGCTACCGCCAGCAGGAAATAATTGACCTCATCAATAAGGCCAAAAAGAACGGGGCGGCGGCGGTCATTACCACCGAAAAGGATTCGGTCCGCTTCCCGAAAATTGAGCGGCAGGATGTGCCCGTTTTTTTCCTGCGCGTTGAAATAGAACTGCTCAGCGGCGTGGAGGATTTTCATGCATGCATCTCCCGGATTTGTTTCCGGTAA
- a CDS encoding response regulator produces MKKIYIIDDDRNIVEAMSIVLKAHGYEVAHQYNEENVVENLAAQKPDLVILDVIFPQNPSAGFDIARQIKNNPATAAIPVIMLSAINEKGVYAGTFSNNDRDEAWLPVEQFVEKPIRNDQLLQKVKEILERQNPEISI; encoded by the coding sequence ATGAAAAAAATATATATCATTGACGACGACCGGAATATCGTGGAAGCCATGAGCATCGTGCTCAAGGCCCATGGCTATGAAGTGGCGCATCAATACAACGAGGAGAATGTCGTTGAAAATCTTGCCGCTCAAAAGCCCGATTTGGTGATTCTGGACGTTATCTTTCCCCAGAACCCCAGCGCCGGCTTTGATATCGCCCGGCAGATAAAAAACAATCCGGCCACGGCCGCGATCCCTGTCATCATGCTTTCCGCCATCAATGAAAAAGGGGTTTATGCCGGCACTTTTTCCAATAACGACCGGGACGAAGCCTGGCTGCCGGTTGAGCAGTTCGTGGAAAAACCCATCCGCAACGACCAGCTTCTGCAGAAAGTGAAGGAAATCCTGGAGCGGCAGAACCCGGAGATATCAATATGA
- the dapB gene encoding 4-hydroxy-tetrahydrodipicolinate reductase: MLKIAILGAGGRMGQTLIRCARRLNNLKIVAAIEAEQCPFMGKDAGIVAGTMDIGVPVSANVRQGAERADVLIDFSFPSSSARHAALAAELKKPIVIGTTGLNKEENELLKKAAARTAVLSAPNMSLGINILNNIISRIAGQLADYDLEIIETHHANKTDAPSGTALRLAETAAAARGSSLENSAVYGRRGNTGKRIPGQIGILSVRGGDVAGDHTVLFAAEGERLELTHRASNRDCFALGALRAAQWLAKRPPGFYDMCDVLGLRE, from the coding sequence ATGCTGAAAATTGCAATACTTGGCGCGGGCGGCCGGATGGGGCAGACTTTGATCCGCTGCGCGCGGCGCTTGAATAATCTCAAAATTGTCGCCGCCATTGAAGCGGAGCAGTGCCCGTTCATGGGCAAGGATGCCGGCATTGTGGCCGGGACGATGGATATCGGAGTGCCTGTTTCCGCCAATGTGCGCCAGGGCGCGGAACGGGCCGATGTGCTGATTGATTTCAGTTTTCCGTCGTCTTCCGCCAGACATGCCGCACTCGCCGCCGAGCTGAAAAAACCGATTGTCATTGGCACAACCGGTCTGAACAAGGAAGAAAATGAGTTGCTCAAAAAGGCCGCCGCCCGGACGGCGGTTTTGTCGGCCCCCAATATGAGTCTGGGCATCAATATCCTGAACAACATAATCAGCCGGATCGCGGGACAACTCGCCGATTACGATCTTGAAATAATTGAAACGCACCATGCCAACAAAACCGATGCGCCCAGCGGAACCGCCCTGCGGCTTGCCGAAACGGCCGCTGCCGCGCGCGGGAGCAGTCTTGAAAACAGCGCTGTTTACGGACGCAGGGGCAATACCGGCAAAAGAATTCCAGGCCAGATCGGCATTCTTTCAGTCAGGGGCGGCGACGTTGCCGGAGACCACACGGTTCTCTTTGCCGCCGAGGGCGAGCGGCTGGAATTGACTCACCGGGCCTCAAACCGCGACTGTTTTGCGCTGGGCGCTTTGCGCGCGGCGCAATGGCTGGCCAAACGGCCGCCGGGTTTTTATGACATGTGCGATGTGCTCGGTCTCAGGGAATAA
- the dapA gene encoding 4-hydroxy-tetrahydrodipicolinate synthase: MFPGAYTAIVTPFNKKGEIDYQKLRELIERQIKGGIDGIVPVGTTGESPVLNYDEHRKVIEISIEVCRKRIKVIAGTGANSTREAVELTRFAAAAGADGTLQVAPYYNKPNQEGLARHFLEVAEVGLPVVLYNIPGRTGVEIAVETVARLAQHPKITTLKEAGGNVARVSRILDQCEIDVLSGDDPLTLPMMSIGAKGVISVAANIAPEAVVKMVRAALEANWAEAISLHRRYFRLFSDVFLDTNPIPVKAGLAMLGLIEEEYRLPLSPMDGKLKDKLAACLRELNLM, translated from the coding sequence ATGTTTCCAGGAGCTTATACGGCAATTGTAACACCTTTTAATAAAAAGGGCGAAATTGACTATCAGAAACTGCGCGAACTCATAGAAAGACAGATCAAGGGCGGCATAGACGGCATTGTGCCGGTCGGCACCACCGGCGAATCGCCCGTGTTGAACTACGACGAGCATCGCAAGGTCATTGAAATCTCCATTGAGGTTTGCCGTAAACGGATCAAGGTCATTGCCGGAACCGGGGCGAATTCAACCCGCGAGGCGGTTGAGTTGACGCGCTTTGCCGCCGCGGCCGGCGCCGATGGCACCCTGCAGGTTGCCCCCTATTACAACAAGCCCAATCAGGAAGGACTGGCCCGGCATTTCCTGGAAGTGGCGGAGGTCGGTCTGCCGGTTGTGCTTTATAACATTCCCGGCCGCACGGGTGTGGAGATTGCGGTTGAGACGGTGGCGCGGCTGGCGCAACATCCGAAAATAACCACTCTGAAGGAAGCCGGCGGAAACGTGGCGCGCGTCAGCCGGATTCTTGACCAATGCGAAATAGACGTTCTTTCCGGCGATGATCCCCTGACGCTTCCGATGATGTCAATCGGGGCCAAGGGAGTGATCAGCGTTGCCGCCAATATCGCGCCGGAGGCGGTCGTGAAAATGGTGCGCGCGGCGCTTGAGGCAAATTGGGCGGAAGCCATTTCCCTGCACCGGCGTTATTTCCGCCTTTTTTCGGATGTATTTTTGGATACCAATCCCATCCCGGTCAAGGCCGGTCTGGCCATGCTCGGCTTGATAGAAGAGGAATACCGCCTGCCGCTCTCCCCCATGGACGGCAAGCTCAAGGATAAACTGGCCGCCTGCCTGCGGGAATTGAATTTGATGTAA
- the galE gene encoding UDP-glucose 4-epimerase GalE: MKILATGGAGYIGSHTCVELLQSGHEVAVVDNLQNSNYEALKRVQEITGRKISFYQLDLRDKTGLEEVFRQNKIGAVIHFAGLKAVGESTKIPLEYYQNNIAGTLVLCEVMRTFGVKKLVFSSSATVYGNPKTVPITEDFPLSAANPYGRTKLMIEEILGDLYASDPEWNMAILRYFNPVGAHASGRIGEDPKGIPNNLFPYISQVAVGKLKELSVYGGDYPTSDGTGVRDYIHVVDLAAGHLKALEKTEGKTGCAVYNLGTGRGYSVLEAVAAFSKACGKKIPYKIAGRRPGDIPACYADPAKANRELGWQARKGLDEMCADAWRWQTANPEGYSPSASR, translated from the coding sequence ATGAAAATCCTGGCCACCGGCGGAGCCGGATACATTGGAAGTCATACCTGCGTTGAATTGCTGCAAAGCGGCCACGAGGTGGCGGTCGTTGACAATTTGCAGAACAGCAATTACGAGGCCCTCAAACGCGTTCAGGAAATCACCGGGCGCAAAATCTCTTTTTACCAGCTTGATTTGCGGGATAAAACCGGGTTGGAGGAAGTTTTCCGGCAGAACAAAATCGGGGCCGTCATTCATTTCGCGGGCCTCAAGGCCGTGGGTGAATCAACAAAAATCCCGCTGGAATATTACCAGAATAACATCGCCGGCACGCTGGTCTTGTGCGAGGTGATGCGGACGTTCGGGGTGAAAAAGCTCGTTTTCAGCTCCTCGGCCACGGTCTACGGCAACCCGAAAACCGTTCCGATTACGGAGGATTTTCCGTTGTCAGCGGCAAATCCCTACGGACGGACCAAGCTGATGATAGAGGAAATCCTGGGGGATTTGTACGCTTCCGATCCGGAATGGAACATGGCAATCCTGCGCTATTTCAACCCGGTTGGCGCGCATGCGAGCGGCAGGATCGGCGAGGACCCGAAGGGCATTCCCAATAATCTTTTCCCTTATATCTCGCAGGTGGCCGTCGGCAAACTGAAGGAGCTTTCGGTTTACGGCGGCGACTATCCCACTTCGGACGGGACCGGGGTGCGCGACTATATCCACGTGGTTGACCTGGCCGCCGGCCATCTTAAGGCCCTTGAAAAAACAGAGGGCAAAACGGGGTGCGCGGTTTATAATCTCGGCACCGGCCGCGGTTACAGCGTGCTGGAGGCCGTGGCCGCGTTTTCAAAGGCCTGCGGAAAAAAGATACCGTATAAGATTGCCGGCCGCCGGCCGGGCGATATTCCGGCCTGCTATGCCGATCCGGCGAAGGCCAACCGCGAGCTTGGCTGGCAGGCGCGCAAAGGGCTTGATGAAATGTGCGCCGATGCCTGGCGCTGGCAGACGGCCAACCCCGAGGGATATTCGCCGTCCGCTTCGCGATAG
- a CDS encoding radical SAM protein, translating into MKRVDFENILSHCELCPRRCGVNRLAGELGFCRAGREAELYRYAPHFGEEPPLSGTRGSGTVFFTRCTLGCLYCQNYPWSQNGAGAKITVESLAAVFRKLETQGCHNWNLVSPTPWLAAIAAALEDAGHGGEKLPVVYNTSGYERVAILRALENIVDIYLTDLRYSRESTALACSRAGGYVQHSRLALREMWRQKGALKFSPSGLAVSGVICRILIMPGLAAEACANLRWLAENIGTDLAVSVMAQYTPAYRAEKIPGWNRRISYGEYEQVCRAVEKEGFTNGWIQDYNRSTNAELAGFNMPARAP; encoded by the coding sequence ATGAAACGTGTTGATTTTGAAAACATTCTTTCCCATTGCGAGCTTTGTCCGCGCCGGTGCGGCGTCAACCGCCTGGCCGGCGAACTTGGATTCTGCCGGGCGGGGAGGGAAGCGGAACTGTATCGTTACGCCCCGCATTTCGGCGAGGAACCGCCCCTTTCCGGCACGCGCGGCTCCGGCACGGTTTTTTTCACCCGCTGTACGCTGGGCTGCCTGTACTGCCAGAATTATCCCTGGAGCCAGAATGGCGCGGGCGCGAAAATTACGGTGGAATCTCTGGCGGCTGTTTTCCGGAAACTCGAAACGCAGGGATGCCACAACTGGAATCTGGTGAGCCCCACGCCCTGGCTGGCGGCGATTGCGGCAGCGCTTGAAGATGCCGGGCATGGCGGCGAAAAATTGCCGGTTGTTTACAACACCAGCGGATATGAGCGCGTGGCTATATTGCGGGCGCTGGAAAACATAGTGGACATTTATCTGACTGACCTGCGTTATTCACGGGAAAGCACCGCCCTTGCCTGCTCGCGGGCCGGCGGTTATGTGCAACATTCGCGCCTGGCCCTGCGGGAAATGTGGCGGCAGAAAGGAGCCTTGAAATTTTCGCCGTCCGGCCTGGCCGTTTCCGGCGTCATCTGCCGAATTTTAATTATGCCGGGCTTGGCCGCGGAAGCGTGCGCGAACCTCCGCTGGCTGGCGGAAAATATCGGCACGGATTTGGCCGTCAGCGTCATGGCGCAGTACACGCCGGCCTATCGGGCGGAAAAAATACCCGGCTGGAACCGGCGGATTTCTTACGGCGAATACGAGCAGGTCTGCCGCGCCGTTGAAAAAGAGGGATTTACGAACGGCTGGATTCAGGATTACAACAGATCAACGAATGCGGAGCTGGCCGGATTTAATATGCCGGCGCGGGCGCCGTGA
- the waaF gene encoding lipopolysaccharide heptosyltransferase II codes for MAQFEQLNGEILIVGPNWLGDGIMAMPAVQIFSGAFPGKKIVLLVKPKMAGLWKMHPVVAEVMTCAGSWPAMRKIAGQIRRRRFAEACILPQSFRSALIPFLAGIPRRRGLPGHFRRWLLTEAASLPQNAANLHQRHEYAAVLGCGMKEEERPVLRINRDQVEKAELILGRGKQPWIGMIPGAARGPAKRWPEDYFAALGKIIRENHYGNLAVFGSAAEKGLCARLTARIGNGSAINMAGRTSLADLAGLMSRCAVVIGNDSGGVHLAAAAGAAVIVIFGMTDPSKTKPLGHKVVVLQDSAVRGRDIPRRSAEAVESLERISPERVAEALRAMLGA; via the coding sequence ATGGCGCAATTTGAACAACTGAATGGGGAAATACTGATCGTCGGCCCCAACTGGCTGGGCGACGGCATCATGGCCATGCCGGCCGTTCAAATTTTTTCCGGGGCTTTTCCAGGCAAAAAAATCGTCTTGCTGGTCAAGCCGAAAATGGCCGGGCTCTGGAAAATGCACCCGGTTGTTGCGGAGGTCATGACCTGCGCCGGCTCATGGCCGGCAATGCGCAAAATTGCCGGGCAAATCCGCCGCCGGCGGTTTGCGGAGGCATGCATATTGCCGCAATCATTCCGCTCGGCTCTCATTCCTTTTCTTGCCGGTATTCCCCGGCGGAGAGGACTGCCGGGACATTTCCGCCGATGGCTTCTCACGGAGGCCGCTTCCTTGCCGCAAAACGCCGCAAATCTCCACCAGCGGCATGAGTACGCGGCCGTTCTGGGGTGTGGCATGAAAGAGGAGGAGCGGCCGGTTTTAAGGATCAACCGGGATCAGGTTGAAAAAGCGGAGTTAATTCTGGGCCGCGGTAAACAGCCGTGGATTGGAATGATTCCCGGCGCGGCGCGCGGTCCGGCGAAAAGGTGGCCGGAGGATTATTTCGCGGCTCTGGGGAAAATCATTCGGGAGAATCATTACGGCAATCTGGCTGTTTTCGGCTCGGCGGCCGAAAAAGGCCTGTGCGCCCGGTTGACCGCCCGCATCGGGAATGGGAGCGCAATCAACATGGCGGGACGCACGTCGCTGGCTGATCTGGCGGGCTTGATGTCCCGTTGTGCCGTCGTGATTGGCAACGACAGCGGCGGGGTTCATCTGGCCGCCGCCGCGGGCGCGGCGGTGATAGTGATTTTCGGCATGACCGACCCTTCCAAGACAAAACCGCTCGGGCATAAGGTTGTCGTGCTCCAGGACAGCGCAGTGCGCGGCCGGGATATTCCGCGCCGCTCGGCGGAAGCCGTGGAAAGTCTTGAAAGAATTTCCCCGGAGCGCGTGGCGGAAGCGCTGCGCGCCATGCTTGGCGCTTGA
- the lysA gene encoding diaminopimelate decarboxylase, giving the protein MSAFMNAAVLDLPTADIRRTAGKYPTPFFLYSERKIRANCSVFRDSFRSFFPSFEPLYAVKANNNPRLLGIIFSEGFGADASSEAEAWIVKKLGGRGMYTGNYTAPDEFRFVAKTGAFLLNLDDITMLPAVRKIGVPEFLSFRVNPGISKGGMKSLYLAGPDAKYGVPLAQAVTAYRRAKHMGVKRFGIHAMTGSNVLDEAYFESVAMILLETAGKLKKELGIRIERMNIGGGFGVPYRPKEKSLDLRRVAEGVRRAFDRQCAKYGLPEPLLMAEPGRIIMADTAWLVGRVNVVKEGYKKFAGIDAGMNDLPRPAIYDAYHHVTVVGKKLSGKKQKINIVGRLCENNDQFARDRRLPVVRVGDLIAIHNAGAHAYAMGHNYNTRLRSAEYLLKENGSILKIRRAETFEDIFRTVRGQS; this is encoded by the coding sequence ATGAGCGCTTTTATGAACGCCGCAGTGCTGGACCTGCCGACCGCGGATATCCGGCGGACGGCCGGCAAATATCCGACGCCGTTTTTTCTTTATTCCGAGAGGAAAATCCGCGCCAATTGTTCCGTCTTTCGCGATTCTTTCCGTTCTTTTTTTCCGTCTTTTGAGCCATTGTATGCCGTCAAGGCCAACAACAATCCGCGCTTGCTGGGCATAATCTTTTCGGAAGGTTTCGGCGCGGATGCCTCCAGCGAGGCCGAGGCCTGGATTGTGAAAAAACTCGGCGGGCGCGGCATGTACACCGGCAATTACACCGCGCCGGACGAATTCCGGTTTGTCGCCAAAACCGGCGCGTTCCTGCTGAACTTGGACGATATCACCATGCTTCCCGCCGTCAGGAAGATCGGCGTGCCGGAATTTCTTTCCTTCCGCGTCAATCCCGGCATAAGCAAGGGGGGCATGAAAAGTCTCTATCTCGCCGGTCCCGACGCGAAATACGGCGTGCCGCTTGCGCAGGCGGTAACGGCCTACCGGCGCGCAAAACACATGGGAGTGAAACGCTTCGGAATCCATGCCATGACCGGCAGCAACGTGCTGGATGAGGCGTATTTTGAGTCTGTAGCCATGATCCTGCTTGAAACGGCCGGGAAATTGAAAAAAGAGCTGGGGATCCGCATTGAACGCATGAATATCGGCGGCGGATTCGGCGTGCCTTACCGGCCGAAGGAGAAAAGCCTGGATTTGCGGCGCGTGGCGGAAGGCGTGCGCCGGGCGTTTGACCGGCAATGCGCAAAATACGGCCTGCCCGAGCCGTTGCTCATGGCGGAGCCGGGCCGTATTATCATGGCCGACACGGCCTGGCTGGTGGGCCGGGTCAATGTGGTCAAGGAAGGTTATAAAAAATTCGCCGGGATTGATGCCGGGATGAACGATCTTCCCCGCCCGGCGATCTACGACGCCTATCATCACGTAACGGTTGTCGGCAAAAAACTCTCCGGTAAAAAGCAGAAAATCAATATTGTCGGCAGGCTCTGTGAAAATAACGACCAGTTTGCCCGGGACCGCCGTCTGCCGGTTGTCAGGGTGGGGGATTTGATCGCCATCCATAACGCCGGAGCGCACGCCTATGCGATGGGCCATAATTACAATACCCGCCTGCGTAGCGCGGAATACCTGCTGAAGGAAAACGGCTCCATTCTGAAAATCAGGCGGGCGGAAACGTTTGAGGATATTTTCAGGACCGTCCGCGGACAAAGTTGA
- a CDS encoding Gfo/Idh/MocA family oxidoreductase — protein MIKTGFIGTGGISAAHLNYLKTRRDVKIAALCDVNREQALKRQKEFGGDVFTDFEEMLNKTGLDAVWICTPPAVRRAPLLACADRGIPVFCEKPVERSAAKGRQIAAELRRRRAKVQVGYVFRSTPVVQALRKAIGRDRIHLVHSFYACNVSLTMALPKWFYDKAKSGGALIDQATHNLDLLRFLFGEVSAVRGAALNPVKRKKGGYTVDETIGLILTFRRGIIAAHTHTWVGDRWRNEMTMSGEKNFYRLDLNKGNLTGDRPASAECDLYSRKGGKTKTASAPLQFQQSARSIYEYQNKIFLKQVVSGDWRNNPSDYADGLKTLQLTLACDRVLAGG, from the coding sequence ATGATCAAGACCGGCTTTATCGGAACCGGCGGGATTTCCGCCGCCCATTTAAATTATTTGAAAACACGCCGGGACGTTAAAATAGCCGCATTGTGCGACGTTAACCGCGAACAGGCCTTGAAGCGGCAGAAGGAATTCGGCGGCGATGTCTTTACCGATTTTGAGGAAATGCTCAATAAAACCGGGCTGGACGCCGTCTGGATCTGCACCCCGCCCGCAGTGCGCCGCGCGCCATTGCTGGCCTGCGCCGACCGGGGCATCCCGGTCTTTTGCGAAAAGCCGGTTGAACGGAGCGCCGCCAAAGGCCGGCAGATTGCCGCCGAGCTGCGCCGGCGCAGGGCAAAGGTCCAGGTCGGATATGTCTTCCGCTCAACGCCGGTGGTGCAGGCCTTGCGGAAAGCAATCGGGCGCGACCGGATTCATCTCGTGCATTCGTTTTATGCCTGTAACGTGAGTCTGACCATGGCGCTGCCGAAATGGTTTTACGACAAGGCCAAATCCGGCGGCGCCCTGATTGACCAGGCCACGCACAACCTTGATCTTCTGCGTTTTCTGTTCGGCGAAGTGAGCGCGGTGCGGGGCGCGGCCCTCAATCCGGTCAAAAGGAAGAAAGGCGGTTATACCGTGGATGAAACCATCGGGCTTATCCTGACTTTCCGCAGGGGCATCATTGCCGCCCATACGCACACCTGGGTCGGCGACCGCTGGCGCAATGAAATGACCATGAGCGGCGAGAAAAATTTTTACCGGCTTGACCTCAACAAGGGCAATTTGACCGGCGACCGCCCCGCGTCGGCGGAGTGCGATCTTTACTCAAGGAAGGGCGGAAAGACCAAAACGGCGTCCGCGCCCCTCCAGTTCCAGCAGTCGGCGCGGAGCATTTATGAGTACCAGAACAAGATCTTCCTGAAACAGGTTGTCTCTGGAGATTGGCGCAACAATCCTTCCGATTATGCCGACGGTCTGAAAACACTGCAATTGACCCTGGCCTGCGACCGGGTTTTGGCCGGGGGGTAA